One Gossypium hirsutum isolate 1008001.06 chromosome A08, Gossypium_hirsutum_v2.1, whole genome shotgun sequence genomic window, TTCTTCACAAAACCTTGGCTATatccataaatatttatgaaatgacaAAGTATTATCTGTAGAACTGACTAAAATATATTATCATCCTTGAACTATTTGATTGTTTACATTTCATACTTGATTCCAATAAAATATGGGATAATAACGGTCAAATCCCAGCATCTGGACTGCAGTGCCCTCTATCTCCTGCTAGACTACTTTATTCTCTCCATTGAATTCTTTGTCCCCAGAGTTGTTCTTGGTTAGGGCCTGCTTCGTCCAGCGTTTTATATCATAACCCTTTTTGAAGGGCTTCTTTTCTTTGACAAGTCTTTTCTTTGTTATAGCAATGGCGAGATCGTTGGGAAACAATGTGTTCCAGAAGAAGGCATGAAGAAGGGTAGACACAAATAATACAGAAACCATTGTTGATGACATGAATGAAAGACAGAGAGCAAGCCCTTTGCTTAAAACAGAAGGAACCTGCTCGGCATACTTGATTGTCGCTACCGACGCAGTCGTCATCGGGAAGGTGTATGACCACCATGCTACGGAGAACCTTCAAAAGTATTGAAAAAAACaggtaaatttataattatatttatatcgTCTGATTGAAACGAACATGAATTTGGCTGACCTGAATCCTGTGAAGAAGTTGATCCTCACGACTAGTGAAATATAGAGGAACAAAGCAATGAAAAAGCATGTCCTGGAACAGCCATCAAACTCACTATAAATGCTTCCCCAAGCAATACTAGCAGCTGATGGGGCTGCTATAAACATGGAGTACACAGGGTGTAACTCTTTAGGCAAAGCTTCACTTGTTGGTAATCTTTGATACAATGTCACAAACACCACAATATAATGTGCAAAGCCAATAGACCATAAGAACTTGGCAGCTTCTATCCATCCTACTTTTGATGCTAAGATTGCTCCAACGAAGTTTCCAACTACAGAAAGATGGGAAGATGGGTTTGCCACCTTACAAAGACGTCTCTTACCACCAGAAAGCCATTGACCATAAATTTTGAGCTCGAGAAAGAAATAAGGTCCCATGAAAGCACACCAAATGGCAGGGTGTAGTTTTGCAGGTTCTAGCATTGGTGGTAAACCAATGGCGAGGAACATGCATACAACCCATGGAGCAAAAAAGAAATTGACTCTGACAGGATGGAAGTATTCTCTTTTAACAGCTTCAAAGTAGTGAATGCATTTGAGCAAGTAGGTGACGGAGACTGAGATGAGCGTTGCCAGCGCTAGTAACCAGAGGGAAAGATTGATGAATGGTGTAACGTGGAGAAACTTGGTAGCCGGACTAGTTGATAGGGCACGCCATAGAACAGCTTGGCTGCTAAGTCCAAGACAAATACCAAAGCAATTAATTGGGAAACGAAGGAGAAAAGGCCATATCTCATCTTTTGGAAGGAGAATGTCCTCAGAGTCCTGCAGAAAAGTAAACAACTTCAGCATATCAAATTCATGGCAtttgcat contains:
- the LOC107926920 gene encoding guard cell S-type anion channel SLAC1, whose amino-acid sequence is MNNGASATSPHNSFQTHFLDIHEVLPEDEEEEGVIKMEDNKLTSSKKGLQKPVKLRELKRPQRSFNRQVSLETGFSVLGVESKAKDEKKVLWRSGRSFGGFDSANRVGAEARKGDFNIFRTKSTLSKQNSLLPTRKEKEMETQRAEGATGLNEPVNKSVPVGRYFDALRGPELDQVKDSEDILLPKDEIWPFLLRFPINCFGICLGLSSQAVLWRALSTSPATKFLHVTPFINLSLWLLALATLISVSVTYLLKCIHYFEAVKREYFHPVRVNFFFAPWVVCMFLAIGLPPMLEPAKLHPAIWCAFMGPYFFLELKIYGQWLSGGKRRLCKVANPSSHLSVVGNFVGAILASKVGWIEAAKFLWSIGFAHYIVVFVTLYQRLPTSEALPKELHPVYSMFIAAPSAASIAWGSIYSEFDGCSRTCFFIALFLYISLVVRINFFTGFRFSVAWWSYTFPMTTASVATIKYAEQVPSVLSKGLALCLSFMSSTMVSVLFVSTLLHAFFWNTLFPNDLAIAITKKRLVKEKKPFKKGYDIKRWTKQALTKNNSGDKEFNGENKVV